From Methylovorus glucosotrophus:
TAACTTTAATGTTTGTACGACAGAGAAGATAGGTCAAAATAGAAGTGCGATGCTCTGCCAGAGCCCCACAAAACTCCACGATATAACACAAACATAAAAAGGCGAATTGATCGAAAAATAAAGGGGAAATTTAACGTCATGAACTACTGTGTAAGCTGTGGAAAGAATTATGATCAGGGGACCGAGATTTGTTCGGAATGCCTGACTCCAACCGGTGCTGAAATAACAAGCAACTCAGTTTGCAGTTCTGAGGCAATTTCAGGAACGCACCCATGGAGAAGGCTGTTTGCCAGGACTATAGACTATGTTGCTTTGTACCTTATTATCGGCTTAATAATTGGTGTATTCATACCATCCGACTCAGCGCCATTGGTGTTTACAGGCAATGAGTTTTTAGATGGGAGACTCATCAATATCCTGATACTTGCCCTGGCTTGTATCATTGAGCCAATTATTCTCACGAGCTTTGGAATAACTCCAGGGAAGTTTTTGTTCAATATAGAAATCAATAAAAATGGTTCTGAACTAATCGAATACCTGGACGCTTTAAAACGAACTGTCGCCTTAACGTGGAGTGGGATGGCATTTGGCGTGCCATTTCTCAGTACCGTCGCGCAATACATGGCCTACAGAAGGCTAACGACAACTGGTGAGACGAGCTGGGATAAATCATGTGGTTTTACAATCACGCATCACCCTATTGGCTGGGGAAGAAAGATCGGACTTATAACAGTTCTATTAATTATGGCAGTCGCTATTATTGTCATTCAGCGAAGCCCAGTCGGCCAATGAAATAAAGGAATGAATTTAGTATTGAGAGATGGTCGGGGTGAGAGGATTCGAACCTCC
This genomic window contains:
- a CDS encoding RDD family protein, with amino-acid sequence MNYCVSCGKNYDQGTEICSECLTPTGAEITSNSVCSSEAISGTHPWRRLFARTIDYVALYLIIGLIIGVFIPSDSAPLVFTGNEFLDGRLINILILALACIIEPIILTSFGITPGKFLFNIEINKNGSELIEYLDALKRTVALTWSGMAFGVPFLSTVAQYMAYRRLTTTGETSWDKSCGFTITHHPIGWGRKIGLITVLLIMAVAIIVIQRSPVGQ